The window AGGTCTCGCAAGGTCTTCGGGACTCGTTCTGGCTTCAAGGGATGCAGGCCGGTTTCAAAGGCGTCCTCGACTGCATCAAGGCCTTCTCGGAGACGGACTTCACGAACGATCTCGAGGCGTTCGATGTGCCGACGCTGGTCCTTCATGGTGACGACGACCAGATCGTCCCGATCGGCGCCTCCGCCCTGCTTTCCTCCAAGCTGATCAAGAACGCGCATCTCGAGGTCTACAAGGGCGCGCCGCACGGCATGTGCTCGACCCACAAGGACCAGGTCAACGCTGACCTCCTGTCATTCATGAGGGCCTAGGTTGACTGTCCCGAAATTGGTGTACACACTTCCTAGGTGGGCGTTTGGGCCGACGGCCTCAGCTGCCGGCCAGCCCTGGCGTGGAATGCCTCGGCACGGTGGAAGCCGTGGGGCCACATGTCACCGGCCCGACCCCAGGCCCGTGGGTCGTCCCGTTCGACATCTTGGGTACCTGCGGTACGGACCGCCGCCACATCGACGCGATCTGCAAGGCGTGCACCCCAGCTTGAAAAGGAGGAAGAACCCATGCCAAACAAGGTGAAGCCCATCCCGGAAGGACACCGCACGGTCACGCCCTACCTGGCCATCAAAAATGCCGCCCAGGCATTGGAGTTCTACAAAAAGGCGTTCGGAGCGAGCGAGAGCTACAAATTGATGATGCCTGACGGACGCCTCGGCCATGCGGAAATCCGCCTGGGCGATTCCATGATCATGCTGTCGGATGAATTCCCGGAATACGACGGTAAGGCGCCGGAGACCCTTGGCGAGTCGCCCGTGAGCATCCATCTCTATGTCGAGGATGTCGACGCGTTCTTCGAAAGGGCGCTGGCCGCCGGCGCCAAAGAACGCAAGCCCGTCATGGATCAGTTTTACGGCGACCGCTCCGGCCAGCTCGAGGATCCCTTCGGGCATCTCTGGTGGGTGGCCACGCACAAGGAAGACGTCGCGCCGGAGGAGATGCAGAAGCGCGTGCAGGCGATGTTCGCGGGGAAACAGTAGAGTTACCGCGGAGCCCCTTGCTAATTCATAAGAAACGCCATTATGAATCCTTCCCCAGCGCGCCAGGCATCCCAATGGCGACAGTTCGGGTGGACCCGGCGGGACCGACCCCCGTGAGAGGACAGAGAGAACTCAACGATCTGGAGGTAGGCCATGACGGTTCGCTTGGACCACACCATCGTGCCAGCGAAAGACAAGATCGCCTCAGCTGAGTTCTTCGCCGAGATCTTCGGCTTGACGGTCAAGCCGGGCCACTTCGCGCAAGTGCAAGTCAACGAGAGCCTGACCCTTGACTTCGCTGACGAGCCAGAGCCATGGGGCGGGCCGGGGTTCGACCCCCGGACGGGCCAGAGCCATCACTACGCGTTCCACGTCAGCGAGGCGGAGTTCGAGGCGATCTTCAACCGGGTGAAGGCCAAGGGGATACCCTACGGCAGTGAGCCACACAGCCACACCAACGGCCAGATCAACACCCGCCGGGGCGGGCGGGGTTTCTACTTCGAGGACCCTAACGGCCACCTGCTGGAAGTCATGACCGTGCCCGAGACGGGGAGCTAGCCGGAAATCCTGAGGCGATCACGCTGGTGACTTCCGTTGAGTGCATACCGACGGTACTTCTTCCCCAGTCGGGCACGAGGTCTGAGATGAGGTAGTTCTCCCGGCCCCTTCGATCGCTCTTGACACGCACCTCCAGACCAGTGTACATACACCTATTGGCATGGGCGCGCGCATCGATCTCTCCGCTTGCCGAGGTTGCCACTGTCTCGCCGCGCGCCGGCACGCCCGGGCGATTACCCGACTCTTCGAGGAGAAGCTGCGTCCGCATGGACTCCGGGCGACCCAGTTCTCCGTCCTCGCCGCTCTGGCTCTCATGGGCCCGACGCCGGTCAAGGAACTGGCCGAAACGCTCGGCCTGGAACGCACGACACTGACGCGTATCGGGGCAGTGCTCGAGCGAAGCGGTTGGGTCAGCACCGCTCAGTCGGAGGACGCCAGAGAGCGCCCGTTCCGGCTGACCGGGGCCGGCCGCCGGAAGCTCGAAGGTGCGTTCCCAGCATGGAAGGCAGCGCAGAATCTGGTCGATCGGCGGGTGGCGGGACCCGTTCCGCACATGGGATGACCCGATGCCGCAACACACACAGAGGAGCAATGATGACGTTGACCGATCGGTTGATTGTGGACTCACGCCGGAACTCGGGAAGGAGTGAGGGATGAGCGGGGTACGGGTACTAGTTGGTACACGCAAGGGGGCATTCGTCCTGACGGCGGACGCCAAGCGCGACCGGTGGGACATCAGTGGCCCCCACTTCGGGGGCTGGGAGATCTACCACCTCAAGGGCTCTCCCGTTGACCCGAATCGGCTGTACGCGTCGCAGTCGAGCGGCTGGTTCGGGCAGATGATCCAGCGCTCCAATGACGGGGGCAAGACGTGGGAGTCGGTCGGCAACAAGTTCGTGTACGACGGCGTTCCCGGCACTCACCTGTGGTACGACGGCACGCCGCGTCCGTGGGAGTTCGCGCGAGTCTGGCATCTCGAGCCGTCCCTGACCGATCCGGACACCGTCTACGCCGGGGTTCAAGACGCCGCCCTGTTCCGCTCGGGCGACGGCGGCCAGACGTGGCAAGAGCTCTCCGGACTGCGCACACACGACTCAGCGTCCTCCTGGCAGCCGGGTGCCGGTGGGATGTGCCTCCACACGATCCTTCTGGACCCGAGCCATCCCGAGCGGATCTTCATCGCCATCTCGGCCGCCGGCGTGTTCCGGACCGACGACGCCGGCAAGACCTGGCGGCCGATGAACCGCGGCCTGCGGTCCGAAGGCATTCCCGACCCGGTTGCCGAAGTCGGCCACTGCGTTCACCGCATCGCGATGCACCCGTCGCGTCCGGCCGTACTATTCATGCAGAAGCACTGGGACGTCATGCGCAGCGACGACGCCGGCGAGTCGTGGCAGGAGGTCAGCGGTAACCTACCGACCGACTTCGGCTTCCCGATCGAGGTGCACGCGCACGAGCCGAACACCATCTACGTCGTGCCGATCAAGAGCGACTCGGAGCACTATCTGCCCGACGGAAAGCTGCGCGTGTACCGCAGCCGGACGGGCGGACACGAGTGGGAGGCGCTCACGAAAGGCCTGCCGCAGAGCCACTGCTACGTCAACGTGTTGCGCGACGCGATGGCCGTCGACTCGCTCGCTCCGTGCGGCGTGTACTTCGGCACCACCGGCGGGCAGGTGTACGTCTCGGCCGACGCCGGCGACAGCTGGGCGCCCATCGTCCGAGATCTTCCATCCGTGGTATCGGTCGAAGTCCAGACGCTGCCATGATCCGCGTCGTGCTTCCCGCCCACCTGCGCACGCTGGCGCGCCTCACGGACGAGGTCCGCCTCGAGGTCGAGGGCCCGGCCACGCAGCGCTCCGTGCTCGACGCTCTCGAAGATCGCTATCCGATGCTGCGCGGGACGATCCGGGACCAGGAGACCAAGGCGAGGCGGGCTTTCGTGAGGTTCTTCGCCTGCGAGCAGGACCTGTCGAACGAGTCGCCGGACGCGCCTCTTCCCGACGCGGTCGCGAAGGGGACGGAGCCCTTCTTCGTCGTGGGGGCGATCGCCGGCGGCTGATTCCCGGGACCACGACGTAAACCGCGGAGCCGGTTCCGCGCGCCGCAACGGGATCGCGCCCCGAGACGGAGAGACGGGAGGAAGCGCTGCGCTTCATGGTGCTGGTGAAAGCGAGCCGGAACTCGGAGGCGGGGGAGATGCCCGACCAGAAGCTCCTCGCCGCCATGGCGAAATACAACGAGGAGCTGGTGAAGGCCGGCGTGATGCTGGCGGGGGAAGGGCTGCATCCCAGCTCGAAGGGCGCCCGGATCCTCTTCTCGGGAGAGAAGCGAACCGTCATCAACGGTCCCTTTCCCGAGACGAAGCAGCTGGTCGCCGGTTTTTGGCTCTGGCAGGTCAAGTCGAAGGAGGAAGCGATCGAATGGGCGCGGCGCTGTCCCAATCCGACGGGGGACGAGGGCGAGATCGAGCTCCGCCAGGTCTTCGAGGCGGAGGATTTCGGCGCCGAGCTCACTCCCGAGCTGCGGAGGCGCGAAGAGCGGCTGCGGGACCAGATGGAGCGCGCCAAGACCAAGTCCTGATCGGCCGGCCGGGTAAATCGGCTGTCCGGTCGGTGCCGGCTTTCACCGTGAAAAGAGCCGAGGTGCGCGGACCCGATCGGCCGCGCACCTCGACGTTCTCGATTCCCCTGCAATTCCCGTTACGCACGGATAGCCCCCTTCGCCCGACTCAGAATCGGAAGGCCAGGCCCGCGACCGGCCCCTGCAGGCGCATGTCGTATTCGAAGTGTTCGGCATCGTCGCCGGTTTCGTAGTCGGTGTCGAGGATCCGGTAGCCGGCCTCGATCGAAGCGTGCTTCGAGAGGTCGAACCCGACCGACGGGAAGAGCTGCCAGGTCAAGTCGGAGCCCGCGCCGAATCCCCCGATATCGGCAATCAGCGTCCCATGCCATCGATGTTCCCCAGGCGTTCTCAGGACGACCCCCACCACCGGATCGACCCAATCCCTCGTCATCTCCACTTCGATCCCGATCGGGGCCTTGAAGCGGATCCGCCCGTTCAGCCGGTTCCAGCGTGCGCCGAACGTCACGTCGGCGAAGCCGCTGATGCGGCGCATTCCCTGAAGCGTCAAGATGCCCAGTGAAGGGTCCACTTCGGCCGGCGGCATGTCGGTGTCGGCGCCGAGGTCGACCCAGACCACGTCGCCGCCGATGCCCCAGTTTCCCTTCCGCGCGGCCGCCAAGCCCATGAACCCGGTGTCGAGGTGGTCGAAAATGTCGGATGCGCTGAGATCGACTTCAGCTTCCCGTCCCTCCACGACCATCGTTCCGTCCATGGCGGCTCCCCAAACGTAGGGGGAGACGATGAATTCCCAGGAATCTCCCGAGGTCTGGCCGAAAGCGGCAGGAACGACCGGGAGGCTGGCGATCAGGATGCTGATTGCGAGAGCGCCGGTTCGGAGCGAAGCGTAGCGGTTCATGACGGATCTCCTGAAGGAAAGGGGCCGCTGACAGGATCGGCTGCTCTTCTTCGCGGCACGGTTCGAGTTCTTCCCGGGGTTATGGTCCTACAAGCTCAATCTTTTCGAATCACGATCGCCCGCCGGCGGCCGAGCCGTCGCGAAGGCGAGGGAACAGCGCCAGCGAGTTGTCCCGCTCGATCGCGCGCCGTGTCGGCTCGTCGAATCCTCCGTAGTTCACGAGCCCTCGAATCTCGGATTCGATGAGCGGCTCGGGCGCGAAGGGGTAGTCGCTGCCGAAGAGGATGTGAGAGGGATCCACCAGCTCCTTGAGCGAGCTGAGGGTCGTCGGCTCCGTCGACAGCGCCGTCTCGTAGTAGAAACGCTTCAGGTAGGCGGCAGCTCCCCGGGGGGCCTTGGCGTGCAGGGAGGGGACCAACGCCCCGAGCGAAAGCCGGCCGGTGAGGTAGGGGACCGTCCCGCCGGCATGGGGCAGGATGATCGAAATGTCGGGGCAGCGCTCAATCGTGCCGCTGAAGATCAGGTTGGCCACCGCGCGCGTCGTGTCGAAGACGAACTCGATCAGTGCCGCGGGCATGGCCAGCTTGAGGAACTGGCTGCTCTCCGGAATCGTCGGATGGATAAAGAGCACCGACTTCCTCCGATGGAGCTCGTCGAACAGGGTGTCGAAAGCGGGATCCCCGAGGTAGCGGTCCCCGATGCTGGCCAGCAGCGCCACTCCGTCCATGTCCAGGGTGTCGAGCGCGTACGCCAGCTCCTCGAGGGCCGCGTCGACGTCCGGCAGGGGGAGAACGGCCAGCGCGCCGAAGCGCCGGGGATGGTCGGCCACGAGACGCGCCGAGAGCTCGTTGGAACGGTGGGCGAGGCTCCTCGCCGCGTCCCGGTTGCCGAAGTAGACGCCGGGCGCCGCGATCGAGGTCATCGCCGTGGCGATGCTGCGCCGATCCATGAGCTCCAGCTGCGCCTCCGGACTCCACGCCGGGAAAGTGACCCCTCCCGCATCCTTGGCGCCGGCTGCCTTCGCGGCCTTCACGTACTCGGATGGCACGATGTGGTGGTGGACGTCGATCCGGTGCGGTGCGCTGCTCATCGGAACCTCCCTTTCGTTTGCTTCGACGATGAGAAATTCATCGTCACCCCGCGACGGCCTACTTCACGACGCGTGCCACTCCCTTCGTCGCGTCTTCGGGGCGGGAAAAGTGCTGGGTTTTCCACGAGTTGACGGCGGAGCGGGGAGCGAGGCGGGGAAGCCGGGAGGGCGGCCGGGTGGCTTTGGATCGCCACTTCTGGCGGCGGCGAGACGCCGGGATCAGGTTTCGGACAGGGTCTCGAGGGTGAGTCGGTGCTTCTCGATGCGGGAGCGCAGCTGGGCACGGGTGAGGCCGAGGAGCCGGGCCGCCTTCGACTTGTTGTTTCCCGCCCGCGCCAGGGCCTGCAGAATCATCTCGCGCTCGGCCGCTTCGAGGGTCGCGGGTCCGGAGGGCGACCGCGAGGTGGAGGAGGCGTCGCCAGCGTCCCGCCGCGGTGCGGCGACGACTCCCAGCGGCAGGTGCTCGCTGGCGATCAGGCCTCCCTCACACAGGATCACGGCGCGCTCGATCGCGTTGCGCAGCTCCCGGACGTTGCCGGGCCAGTGGTAGCTCGTGAGCTTCTCCTCGGCTTCGCGCGCGATCCCCGCGGCCGGCCGACCCATGGAGCGCCCGATCTCTTCGAGAAACGCGTGAGCCAGCGTCATGATATCGGCGTGCCGGTCGCGCAGGGGCGGGAGGTCGATGTCGAACACCGCCAGCCGATAGTAGAGATCCTCACGGAAGTTTCCTCTCGCGATGGCGGTCTTCAGATCGCGGTTGGTCGCCGCCAGGACCCGCACGTCGGCCTGAAGCGTGCGGGAGCCGCCGAGGCGCTGATACTCGCGTTCCTGAAGGAATCGCAGGAACTTCGCCTGGACGGAAGGGCTCATCTCGCCCGCTTCGTCCAGAAAAAGCACCCCGCCGGAGGCCTGTTCGATCTTCCCGGCGCGCGCCGCGAGCGCCCCCGTGAAGGCCCCTTTCTCGTGGCCGAAGAGCTCCGATTCCAGGAGCTGCTCGGGAAGCGCGGCGCAATTCAAGGCGACGAACGGCCCTTCCGCCCGCCGGGAGGCTCGATGGATGAAGCGCGCGACGACTTCCTTTCCGGTTCCCGATTCGCCGCAGAGCAGCACGGTCGCTTCGGTCGGAGCCACCTTGCTCGCCCGCCCCAGGACCTCCCGCCAGCTTCTGGATTCCCCGAGGACCCGGTGCCGGCCCTGCGTCTCCAGCTCCTCGGTGAGCCGCTTCACGCGGATTTCGAGACGGGCCGCTTTCTCGCGGGCCTCGGTGCTGCGCTGCTCCTCTTCGGCCAGGCGCTGATGCGCGAGCGCCAGGGCGACGCAATCGGCGACGTGCCGCGCCTTCGCGAGATCGGAGGTGGAGTAGGCTTCGGGGGAGGCCGAGCAGAACACCAGGCCGCCGAGGACGCCGCCCCTCAGATGGATGGGCACCCGCAGATAGGAGCGCAATCCGCGCCGGAGCAGCTCCCGGAAGAACGGCTGCATCGGCATCTCGATCGGCTGGGAGGCCGGGCTCCCCTCGAAGCGGATCCGGGCGGTAATCGCGCTCCCGCCCGGCGCCTCCTGGGCGCCGCTCACTACGTACGCTTCCCTTTCGGTGGCGAGCCGCAAGGGGCCGGTCAGCGCGACGTCGCCCGGAACGTCGGGCAGCTCGCCCGAGAGCGCCAGGACGCGCACCCGCAGGCGATCCTCGCTCAGGAGGCCGAGCATCAGGAAGTCGTGCGGGACGAGGCGGCGGGCTTCCACCGAAATACGCGCGAAGATCTCGCGGACGTCGAGGCTCTCCGCCAGCGCGTGAAGCAGGGGGCCGAGAAACCGGGCGAGATCCCCGGATCCCTCCCCTGGTTCGGATCCTTCGGTCTGTCCGTCGCGATCTTCGGACATCCGGATTCCCCGCAGGATTCGGAAATCGGATCCAAGGAGAGACTCATCTTAAGCCGGACGTGGGTCCCTTCGTCAACCCAGGCCTGCCGCCCGCCGCGGCGGGATCCGTGCTCCGCCGGCGCGAATTCGAGTTCCGGGCGCTTGTCGTCCATAATGGGCCGTCTCGAATCGCCAGCGTTGGACGCGATCAGGATTCCGGGCGGTGCAGGGATTGTGGCTGCCCCCGGATTCATTGGACAAGGAGAATCCTATGAAAGCGATGGTCGTCCGCTCCCCCCGCTCGCCGATGGTTCCGGAGGATCGACCGGTCCGGGCGCCGGGCCCCGGAGAGATTCGGATGAAGGTGCACGCCTGCGGCATCTGCCACAGCGATCAGCTGGTCACCGACGGTCTCTGGCCGGGACTCCAGCTGCCGAGAGTCCCCGGTCACGAAGTCGCCGGGGTGATCGACGCCCTGGGCGAAGGGGTGACCCACCTCCGGGTCGGGCAGCGGGTGGGTGTCGGCTGGCACGGGGGCCACGACGGGACCTGCGACGCCTGTCTCAACGGGCACTTCATTCACTGCCGGCAGGGCCGGATCACCGGTATCTCGATCGACGGCGGGTATCAGGAATATCTCGTCGCACCGGCCGTGGCGGTCGCGCGGATGGCCGAGGGGTTGGATTTCGCCGAAGCGGCCCCGCTGCTGTGCGCCGGCGTGACCACCTTCAACGCCCTGCGCCATTCGGGGGCGCGCGCCGGCGATCTGGTCGGGATCCAGGGCCTCGGCGGGCTCGGCCACGTCGGCCTGCAGTACGCGCGGGCGATGGGATTCGAGGTGGTGGCGATTTCTCGCGGCCCGGAGAAGGAGGAGTTCGCCCGGAAGCTCGGCGCCCATCATTACGTGGACTCAGGGCGGAGCGATTTCGGTGAGGCGATGGCGAAGCTCGGCGGCGCGCAGGTCATTCTGGCGACCGCCCCGAACGCCAAGGCGATTTCGGCGCTCGTCGCCGGCCTGGGGATCGGCGGCTGTCTGCTCATCGTCGGAGCGCCTTTCGAGCCGATTGCCATCGGCGCCATCGATCTCATCTCCCGGACCGCCCGGGTCCAGGGATGGGCCTCGGGAACGGCGGCCGACTCCACCGAT is drawn from Candidatus Polarisedimenticolia bacterium and contains these coding sequences:
- a CDS encoding amidohydrolase family protein, with amino-acid sequence MSSAPHRIDVHHHIVPSEYVKAAKAAGAKDAGGVTFPAWSPEAQLELMDRRSIATAMTSIAAPGVYFGNRDAARSLAHRSNELSARLVADHPRRFGALAVLPLPDVDAALEELAYALDTLDMDGVALLASIGDRYLGDPAFDTLFDELHRRKSVLFIHPTIPESSQFLKLAMPAALIEFVFDTTRAVANLIFSGTIERCPDISIILPHAGGTVPYLTGRLSLGALVPSLHAKAPRGAAAYLKRFYYETALSTEPTTLSSLKELVDPSHILFGSDYPFAPEPLIESEIRGLVNYGGFDEPTRRAIERDNSLALFPRLRDGSAAGGRS
- a CDS encoding alpha/beta hydrolase, translated to VSQGLRDSFWLQGMQAGFKGVLDCIKAFSETDFTNDLEAFDVPTLVLHGDDDQIVPIGASALLSSKLIKNAHLEVYKGAPHGMCSTHKDQVNADLLSFMRA
- a CDS encoding sialidase family protein, with the protein product MSGVRVLVGTRKGAFVLTADAKRDRWDISGPHFGGWEIYHLKGSPVDPNRLYASQSSGWFGQMIQRSNDGGKTWESVGNKFVYDGVPGTHLWYDGTPRPWEFARVWHLEPSLTDPDTVYAGVQDAALFRSGDGGQTWQELSGLRTHDSASSWQPGAGGMCLHTILLDPSHPERIFIAISAAGVFRTDDAGKTWRPMNRGLRSEGIPDPVAEVGHCVHRIAMHPSRPAVLFMQKHWDVMRSDDAGESWQEVSGNLPTDFGFPIEVHAHEPNTIYVVPIKSDSEHYLPDGKLRVYRSRTGGHEWEALTKGLPQSHCYVNVLRDAMAVDSLAPCGVYFGTTGGQVYVSADAGDSWAPIVRDLPSVVSVEVQTLP
- a CDS encoding MarR family transcriptional regulator, which encodes MGARIDLSACRGCHCLAARRHARAITRLFEEKLRPHGLRATQFSVLAALALMGPTPVKELAETLGLERTTLTRIGAVLERSGWVSTAQSEDARERPFRLTGAGRRKLEGAFPAWKAAQNLVDRRVAGPVPHMG
- a CDS encoding VOC family protein, producing MTVRLDHTIVPAKDKIASAEFFAEIFGLTVKPGHFAQVQVNESLTLDFADEPEPWGGPGFDPRTGQSHHYAFHVSEAEFEAIFNRVKAKGIPYGSEPHSHTNGQINTRRGGRGFYFEDPNGHLLEVMTVPETGS
- a CDS encoding sigma 54-interacting transcriptional regulator — its product is MSEDRDGQTEGSEPGEGSGDLARFLGPLLHALAESLDVREIFARISVEARRLVPHDFLMLGLLSEDRLRVRVLALSGELPDVPGDVALTGPLRLATEREAYVVSGAQEAPGGSAITARIRFEGSPASQPIEMPMQPFFRELLRRGLRSYLRVPIHLRGGVLGGLVFCSASPEAYSTSDLAKARHVADCVALALAHQRLAEEEQRSTEAREKAARLEIRVKRLTEELETQGRHRVLGESRSWREVLGRASKVAPTEATVLLCGESGTGKEVVARFIHRASRRAEGPFVALNCAALPEQLLESELFGHEKGAFTGALAARAGKIEQASGGVLFLDEAGEMSPSVQAKFLRFLQEREYQRLGGSRTLQADVRVLAATNRDLKTAIARGNFREDLYYRLAVFDIDLPPLRDRHADIMTLAHAFLEEIGRSMGRPAAGIAREAEEKLTSYHWPGNVRELRNAIERAVILCEGGLIASEHLPLGVVAAPRRDAGDASSTSRSPSGPATLEAAEREMILQALARAGNNKSKAARLLGLTRAQLRSRIEKHRLTLETLSET
- a CDS encoding MoaD/ThiS family protein translates to MIRVVLPAHLRTLARLTDEVRLEVEGPATQRSVLDALEDRYPMLRGTIRDQETKARRAFVRFFACEQDLSNESPDAPLPDAVAKGTEPFFVVGAIAGG
- a CDS encoding YciI family protein; amino-acid sequence: MRFMVLVKASRNSEAGEMPDQKLLAAMAKYNEELVKAGVMLAGEGLHPSSKGARILFSGEKRTVINGPFPETKQLVAGFWLWQVKSKEEAIEWARRCPNPTGDEGEIELRQVFEAEDFGAELTPELRRREERLRDQMERAKTKS
- a CDS encoding VOC family protein, with translation MPNKVKPIPEGHRTVTPYLAIKNAAQALEFYKKAFGASESYKLMMPDGRLGHAEIRLGDSMIMLSDEFPEYDGKAPETLGESPVSIHLYVEDVDAFFERALAAGAKERKPVMDQFYGDRSGQLEDPFGHLWWVATHKEDVAPEEMQKRVQAMFAGKQ
- a CDS encoding alcohol dehydrogenase catalytic domain-containing protein, translated to MKAMVVRSPRSPMVPEDRPVRAPGPGEIRMKVHACGICHSDQLVTDGLWPGLQLPRVPGHEVAGVIDALGEGVTHLRVGQRVGVGWHGGHDGTCDACLNGHFIHCRQGRITGISIDGGYQEYLVAPAVAVARMAEGLDFAEAAPLLCAGVTTFNALRHSGARAGDLVGIQGLGGLGHVGLQYARAMGFEVVAISRGPEKEEFARKLGAHHYVDSGRSDFGEAMAKLGGAQVILATAPNAKAISALVAGLGIGGCLLIVGAPFEPIAIGAIDLISRTARVQGWASGTAADSTDAMAFAVKHGVRPMIERFPLSEATRAVETMLKGTIRFRGVLDVA